A single genomic interval of Streptomyces sp. NBC_00663 harbors:
- the rocD gene encoding ornithine--oxo-acid transaminase, whose translation MTAPVTTRSSADLIRAEEPVLAHNYHPLPVVVAHAEGAWVEDVEGRRYLDMLAGYSALNFGHRHPALIEAAHRQLDRLTLTSRAFHNDKLAEFAERLAELTGLDMVLPMNTGAEAVESGIKVARKWAYEVKGVPADRATIVVAAENFHGRTTTIVSFSTDETARQGFGPFTPGFRIVPYNDLAALEAAIDETTAAVLLEPIQGEAGVLIPDDGYLSGVREVTRRKGCLFIADEIQSGLGRTGRTLAVDHESVVPDVLLLGKALGGGIVPVSAVVARRDVLSVLRPGEHGSTFGGNPLAAAVGTAVLELLETGEFQHRATELGAQLRDGLTALVGRGVLGFRARGLWAGVDIDPSFGTGREIGERLLREGVLVKDTHGSTIRLAPPLTITGDELTGALGALERVLTRD comes from the coding sequence ATGACCGCTCCCGTGACCACGCGCTCGTCCGCCGACCTGATCCGCGCCGAGGAACCGGTCCTGGCGCACAACTACCACCCCCTTCCGGTGGTCGTCGCCCACGCGGAGGGCGCGTGGGTCGAGGACGTGGAGGGCCGCCGCTACCTGGACATGCTGGCCGGCTACTCGGCCCTCAACTTCGGCCACCGCCACCCGGCGCTGATCGAGGCGGCCCACCGCCAGCTCGACCGCCTCACCCTCACCTCCCGCGCCTTCCACAACGACAAGCTGGCCGAATTCGCCGAGCGCCTGGCCGAGTTGACGGGCCTGGACATGGTGCTGCCGATGAACACGGGCGCCGAGGCGGTCGAGTCCGGCATCAAGGTGGCCCGCAAATGGGCATACGAGGTGAAGGGCGTCCCGGCCGACCGGGCGACGATCGTGGTCGCGGCGGAGAACTTCCACGGCCGTACGACGACGATCGTGTCGTTCTCCACGGACGAGACGGCACGGCAGGGCTTCGGCCCCTTCACCCCGGGCTTCCGGATCGTGCCCTACAACGACCTCGCGGCCCTGGAGGCGGCGATCGACGAGACGACGGCGGCGGTGCTCCTGGAGCCGATCCAGGGCGAGGCCGGCGTGCTGATCCCCGACGACGGCTATCTGAGCGGCGTCCGTGAGGTGACCCGCCGCAAGGGCTGCCTCTTCATCGCCGACGAGATCCAGTCGGGCCTCGGCCGCACGGGCCGCACGCTCGCCGTGGACCACGAGTCGGTCGTCCCGGACGTCCTGCTGCTGGGCAAGGCGCTGGGCGGCGGCATCGTGCCGGTGTCGGCGGTGGTGGCCCGACGTGACGTCCTGAGCGTCCTGCGCCCGGGCGAGCACGGCTCGACGTTCGGTGGAAACCCGCTCGCGGCGGCGGTCGGCACGGCGGTGCTGGAGCTCCTGGAGACGGGTGAATTCCAGCACCGTGCCACGGAGTTGGGCGCCCAGCTGCGGGACGGCCTGACCGCCCTCGTCGGCAGGGGCGTCCTCGGCTTCCGGGCCCGCGGCCTGTGGGCGGGCGTCGACATCGACCCGTCCTTCGGCACGGGCCGGGAGATCGGCGAACGGCTGCTGC
- the ddaH gene encoding dimethylargininase — translation MSDSRVPRRRRFLVCEPRHFGVQYAINPWMRPDVRVDVDLAQTQWQALMGAYRAHGHTVDTVEPAPGLPDMVFAANSAVVVDGRVFGSLFHAPERRPESSFYDTWFKTAGFAVHRPESVCEGEGDLVWTGRYMLAGTGFRTTREAHREVQEFFGHPVISLTLVDPRFYHLDTALFVLDDSVDGNNVSYYPEAFSPGSREVLARLYPNAVLATLDDALAFGLNSVSDGRNVFIAPQAESLASALADRGYVPVPVDLSEFRKAGGGIKCCTQEIRS, via the coding sequence GTGTCCGACTCCCGTGTGCCGCGCCGACGGCGATTCCTCGTCTGTGAACCCAGACATTTCGGCGTGCAGTACGCGATCAATCCCTGGATGCGACCCGATGTCCGCGTCGACGTGGACCTGGCCCAGACGCAGTGGCAGGCGCTCATGGGCGCCTACCGGGCCCATGGTCACACCGTCGACACCGTGGAGCCGGCTCCCGGTCTCCCGGACATGGTCTTCGCGGCGAACTCGGCGGTCGTCGTGGACGGCCGCGTCTTCGGCTCCCTCTTCCACGCGCCCGAACGGCGCCCCGAGTCCTCGTTTTACGACACGTGGTTCAAGACGGCGGGCTTCGCCGTCCACCGCCCCGAGTCGGTCTGCGAGGGCGAGGGCGACCTGGTCTGGACGGGCCGGTACATGCTGGCCGGCACCGGTTTCCGTACCACCCGGGAGGCGCACCGCGAGGTGCAGGAGTTCTTCGGGCACCCGGTGATCAGCCTGACGCTGGTGGACCCGCGCTTCTACCACCTGGACACGGCGCTGTTCGTCCTGGACGACTCCGTCGACGGCAACAACGTCTCCTACTACCCGGAGGCGTTCTCGCCGGGCAGCCGGGAGGTGCTGGCGCGCCTCTACCCGAACGCGGTGCTCGCCACTCTGGACGACGCGCTGGCCTTCGGCCTGAACTCCGTGTCCGACGGCCGCAACGTCTTCATCGCGCCCCAGGCCGAGTCCCTGGCCTCCGCCCTCGCCGACCGCGGCTATGTCCCCGTGCCCGTCGACCTGTCCGAGTTCCGCAAGGCAGGCGGCGGCATCAAGTGCTGCACTCAGGAGATCCGTTCATGA